GGATGTGGAGGATGCCAAGCTCTACATGGACTTCCTGGTCTTGGGCATCTTCTTTCTGGCCCTGCGGCTGCTGGCATACCTTGTGCTCCGTTACCGGGTCAAGTCAGAGAGATAGAGCTTTGCTCTGGCCTGTGCCCCAGCCCCTGCAGCAGGAAGCCCCCGGCCCCGGCCCTTTGGGACTGTTTTAACCTTGTAGActtgggccatggctgctggtgCAGCCGTCCTCCCCTCTCTCAGCTCCTCCACAGGCTGGCTGTTGGACTGCGCTCCCAGCCgcggccctggggctgggggtgccaGGCCTCCCCGCCACGCCCAGGGGTCTTCCCAAGTTGATGCGGTCTGTAGGTCTGTagcttcctccctcctctttccaACATCTGCATGCAATGACCACGGGGAGGCTTCCACctgccttctgctcccacagcacCCCCCTCCTCTGTTGTCTGTCTGGGAGCCCCAGGCTTTCCAGACCCCCACTGACAACTGACCAAAGTGGCCCCCCCGGGGGTCCCCACCACACAAGTGTTTGTAATCTGGGCTGTTATAAGGTTGGTGTTCCAGGGCTGGGCCCTGGTGGGGTCCCCTGGATGTCCCATTTGGACGTTGGAATGGAGTAGGGATGGACTCTGgaagtctcttcctcctcctcacctcTCCCTGCCCCTAGACCCTGGCTGATTTGGACAGTCTGTTGGGACAGAAGCTGGGTTTTCTGTCTGGATCATCCCTCCCCATCCTGGGGATTGGAGAGGCCTGGCGCCATGGGCTCCTCCCCATCACCTCTGGTGGGGACCGGGCCTGTAGCACCTCTGCAATAATGTCTGTGTTTCTCTCCCATCTGCCACTGGAATTGGAGAATGCACTTTATTCTGGGGGGTGAATGGGAGAAGCCCCAAGCCTCCTTCCTCGCTGCTCACGTGGTCCCGCAATGCTCCCTCACCTCTCCTGAGTTACAGGCACATATATGCGAACAGGCAATCTCGGCCCTACACACACTCGCTGTCCCGCTGTGGCTCACAGGaagagtgatggtggtggtgatggtgggtgCTGTGGGAAGGGCGGTGTCAACCTCCTCCCGGGGATTCCGCTTTGATTCTAAGGATGAGGCTGGTGCTGCCTGGGGCATCTCCAGGATCCGCAGGTGTCTACCCGCCAGTCTTCCCTCCCTACCTCCGGCCCAAGCCAGGGGTGGCACAGGGCACCAGCTCCCTGGAGTTCAGGACCCCACACAAGCACAAGCATGAGCATAAGATGAACTTGGCCACTGCCACCCCATGGCTCTTCTTTTGTGTGTCAAGCTGGCAGTCTCACTCCCCCTCTCCTTCCATGGCCACTTGCTGCCCATTCAAACTCTTGTCCGCATCTCTCCACCTGCTTTCTATCAGCCAAGGTGGGCCCTGGGCGCCAGAGCAGCATGCCCGTGGCACCAGAGCGACAGACACACCTAGAACATGTCTGGCTTTCCTGGGGGTGCGGGTCCAGGCTCATTCTACTTCTGATTTCCCCTTCCCCTAGGGCTCTTGTCCCCACTTCGTCCTGTACACACACCTCTCTACCTTCCTTACCCTGCCACGGATTCTCCCCATCACACAGAGATGCCAGTTGTATTTGTGGGAGTTCACCCATTATTAATAAAACCTATATTTATACAGTATGCAGTGTGTAAATGTGTGTGGGTCTGCCACCTGGTACCATGGGCTGTGAGAGCTCTTGGCAAGAAGTCTATGAGCTTCAGGGAGGCTGTGGCAGGGGATGGGAAGTCAAGCTGGTGAATGTGTATCTTAAGAGATATTTGTATCAAGCTTCACATCTTACAGATGCTTATGTTCATTATCTCAAGGGAGCGTCAGGTCAACCCTGCATTATCTCTCACGATAACCCATTTGCAGATGAGCTAACTGAGACttgggttaagtaacttgcccaaggacccTTAGCTAATGGAAGTGGGGACCAGCTCTGACAACCAGGTCTTCTGCCTCCGGACTCCTCCTCCTTGGCCTCAGCCCATGATGTTTGTCACTGGTGGATCTGCAAGCTGCGTGCAGGGGCTCTGTGTCTGTTGCATAGGTGCATTCTTGCCTGAGTGATATGTGACTCTCTTTTCAGAACTCACTGAGCCCTGGTTCCCCGGTTGTGCCTGTGGGTGAGTGGGGAGGTTAGGGGCTGTGAAGGCAGTGAGAAGCAGAAAGCCCCAGTGACCTAAGCCCCAGGATGAAAGTGGCAGGAACCCCACAGGTCTCAGCACAACTTTCCTCATTTCTTCCTCGCTTCTTTCCTACCGAACCACACTCCCATGGCCAAGCCATCAACCACCAGGACTACAAATGGCTCTGGTAGCCTGAGATTTGGAGTAGGCAATTGTCCAGAAGGCCttgagggctggtggcaggaTGACCCAAGAAGCAGTACAttgtctctccctcttccctcctgatCCTGAGCTTGGGGACTGAAGGAAGGGGCTGGCATCAGTTCTGCCGGCTGCCTGGAATACCCTAGTTGTGCTATGCCCCGGGCTAGGGTAGGGCCCAATCTATGACCGGATGGGTGCTTGCCTGGAGATGGACTAACTTTGTTTCttatgggggtgggagtggggggtgggaagTGGGGCATGGGAATGGGATGTGGGAAGTCTGAGTCCTAGCTCCTGGAATTCTAGCTAGCTTGAGGGGGCACTCTGGGTGCCACCTTCTCCCTGGAATGATACCAATACGTGGCTCCTAAAAGTCAGAGGGCACAAAATTCTGCCACCGTATAGTCTTTCTTAAGATTCTTCATTTTTACTCTTTCTCTTttaagatgaaatttaaaatactccccAAAGAGTAAAATTTATAAGTTCACACATCTGTAACTTCCCCTTGGAGCTAAAGGAAGTGAACAGCCATTCCAGAGCCAGCAAGGGCCATTCAGGAACCGAGAACATTCGTAGAGTGGCTCACATATTTGCGAAGAAAGCTCTTTTGATTCTTGGAGCAACCCCATGAGGCTACTAGGATGAGTATGATCATTTCCTCCTTTCACAGAGAAGGGAACCAAGGCTTCGAGAAGCGACTTGAGCAAGCTCTCAAGATGCTGTGCTCTTGCCCCTGAGAACCACCTGCGATTTCTCCCCCCAGTCTCAGTAACCtgcagcggggggggggggcatccAAGCATGTTTTGAAATGGGCCCACTCTCCCTGAATGCCGAACTTCCTGGACCCAGAGGTCATTTCCTTCAACGCAGCTGCGTTCTGTGACAGGGTCTGTGCAAGGTGCTGGAGGGCAGAGATGACCAAAGCACTTCTCTGTGCTGTGGCTCTGTAGCACCTGCTGCCCCATCCTGAGGTCCGACGACAGAGCACGTGCCCACAGTGTGACTCACAGTACTTCTGTCTGCAAGAGGCCAGTCAAATTATATGTTATTAATAAAACCTACATGGCTGTCGTGCCcgctgaggggtgggggaggggaatgtcTTGCTCTGAGCTGTGTCCAGTAACGCAGCCAGGGGCCTGTCAGTCTCACGTGGCTAGGTACGTGGAGTGGAGCTAGAGGAGCCCTCCAGGCCTGAAATGTCACCCCTAAGATCACATTCACAGCAGTTACTCTacctcctctcccctcaccccatcctACTCCTCGTCCAGAACTTTGTTAAAACCAAATGTGCTCTTTTCcctgctgcctggaatgcccttcccttctctggctttttttaattttaattttttaattgaagtatagttgatttatgatgtttcaggtgtacagcagagtgattcagttatacatgtatgtatatatatacacatatatattctttttcagattcttttccattataggttattacaagatattgaatatagttccctgtgctatttgttgtttatctaatttatatgtagtagtgtatatctgttaatgcCAAATTCCAAATATATcctttttggtaaccataagtttgttttctatgtctatgattctatttctgttttgtaaataagttcattggtatcatttttttagattccacatataagtgatatcatatgatatttgtctttctctgtctgacttacttcacttagtatgattatctctaggtccaaccatgttgctgcaaatggcattatttcattcttttttacgacTGAGTACcggcttattatttttttaatgttcatttatttatttgtttctggctacatcaggtcttagttgctgcacgtgggcttctctctagtcgtggcgCAGGGggtccagagtgcgtgggctctgtagttgccgCACGTgtgcttagttgccccacggcatgtgggatcttatttccctgaccagggatcgaacctacgtcccctgcattggaaggcagattctcaaccactggaccaccagggaagtcccccagcttattttttaagatctagttcaaatgtcacctcctgtgCCAGAGGCAGTTAGTAACTTCCTCTCCCAGGCTTTCCTAAAGCTTCCAACTCCCTCTGAAGTACCATCATTTGGGCCCCCTGGAGGGGAGCTGCTATGGTCTGGTCCCTGTTCACCTTGTTCTGGTTGCTCGATACTAGCCCAATACCACGTGTTCATTGAAAGAACAGATGTTTACATGTATAAGTGAAATATCCACACTGTCCTCAGTCTGGACGGAGGGTAAAGATCATAAAGCCCTCTTCTCAGCCCTGTCCAAGGCGCCTCTCTACCAGTTCCCGACTGTACACCTCCATTCAGTGCAACCTGTGTTTGCATGTGGAGGCATGCCCTGGCTGTGGGTGGTGGGAGGCTCCTCCATCGGTTACCTGGGCCCTGGGTGTGCCTGGTATGGAAGCACAGAGATGAGGCTGGGGGCTTTGAGGACCAGGAAGCCCCAGGGCCAGGCTATGGTTGGGTGCTAGACAAGAGGAGCAGGTCGAGGTGGGAGCTGTCCATCAGCCCCATTCTTCTGCCTGCCTTGACCCAAATGACCAGAAGCCATACACAGAGGTGTGGGGTCTGAAGAGAGCCGGGTACAGAGGGAGGACCCAAGAAGACCTTGACTCAGATCTCTGTAAGGAGGCAGGCTGAAGCGGTGAAGAGGCCCAGAGGGAAGAGTGccctggggatgggggatgggggatgggggtgggggtcgcCTCGGGAAGGTCCGGGGGTGAGGTAGGAAGACCCAGGCCCCGGATTCTTGTTCTGGCTCTTCCCCTTCCTAGTTGGGTCAACCTGCGCAAGTCATTTCACCCTTCTGAGCTGTAGttcctgcatctgtaaaatgggcataacaaGAAGCCCTGCCTGGGAGGTGGTGAGTAATGGGATGGAATTGGCGCTTCGTGACCTGCAGAGGGCAGTCTCCGAGGCAGGGCCCGCCTGGATGGAGGGCTGTACCactgagggtggggggaggagagacagatGGGGAAGAAGTCCCCGCCCCGGGCCTGCTCTCCGGGACACTAGCCTCTCTCGccatctccctcctcccaggaCCCGGCGGCCCGGAGCGCCTGGGCTCGTGCTCGCGCTTGCCCGCCGCCGGGCCGGATGCCAGGGCTGGCAGGGCTCCGCGCAGGCGGGCGGGGCGTGCAGGAAGCGCCGCGCGCGCCGGGGCCTCTGGGAGCAAGCGGGAGACTCTGGCGGCGACCGGCTCCCGGGCCTGGGCAGCGGCGGTAAAGGTCTAAGTAGCAGGGGCGGGGCGGTGCTGGGCTAGTGCCGCTAGGAGCTGGCGGCCGGGGATGCGTGGGATGCAGCCGGTGCTCTGAGAGGTGGGCATTCAGGCGGGCTTTACTCTTGGGCTCTGAAACCAACTAGAACTAGGAAAGCTGGGACCCAGTTTAAGAGGAGGAGCTCTGGACCTGTGCGAGCACAGACCCCGCCCGTACCTttcctgctgtgccctctccttTTCTCACTGCCCTGGAGACCAGCGGTGATCTTCCGACAATTGGCCTccctacccccatccccaccGCCAGTCCCATCTTGAGTCAGAGGCCCTGCAACTGATTTTATCCCACTGAGCTAGTTTCCCCAAGCTTTTCCAGCCTTCCAGGGCCGTCTCTTAACCCTTCTatactcccccccaccccgcccccgacCCCGGGACTCCTGGTTTGAGCCCCAGGCTTCGCCTCCACTGGTTGGCCCTGCTGGCCATAGGGCCCAATGCACCCAATTCTCCCCAAGTGTGCTCTGCCCTTAAGGAGTCACATCTCAGTGGAGACCAGGTGCCAGATAGCTGTATGCTTCATTTAAGGGAGCTCAGAGGGATCAGGAAAGACTTCCCAGGAGAGAGGACCTTTGAGCAGGTTCTGAAAGGATTGGGTAGGACTCTGACAGGGGAGAAAGGTCTTTCCAAGCTGATGAAAGAGTATGAACAAAGTTAGGAAAGTGGGAGCAAGAATTCAGTAAGCCTGGCCGGTGAGGTACGGGTCAGGGGGAAACTCAGGAAAATAGCTGGTGTGGGCCAGGTGTTTGGACACTACATAACCTAGGATTTTAGGGAGGCGATTGGTGTCTGGGATCAGGGATGGGAATGGAATGAGACTGAAGGCAGAGGCCAATAACGAGGTGGAGGGTCTAAGTTAGCACAGGGTGGTAAGGATTATGCAATAGGAACAGGCTGGCAAAGTACTGCGATGAGGAACCGGCAGGGCTGTTTCCATTGTGTGAAGGAGGGGGGAAGGATTTGAAGACAAAGAGGTCAGATTTCGAGTAGAAATCATGTGATTGGGAAGATTTGCAATAAAGTAActggaaggggaggagagatgcTGAGTTCAGTCCTGCGAGGTGCGGCTTGAAGCATTGGCAGGATGTCCATATGGAGATATCAAATAGgaagtcattcattcacttatctaTAATGTATGCCAGCCTCAAAGGCAGGTTACATAAAAGTCACAGAGAAGATAAAATGATCAAACCATTAAAACTCAGCTAAAAGGACCTGATAGCTAGGGAAAAACTTCAGAGGAGAGTGGATGATTGTTACTGGAAAACGTTGGCTCAGAAAAGCCACTGAAAATGAACACAGGACTCATAGGAGCTTGCTGGCAGCCAAGCAAAGAAAAGGACACCTAAATAAAACAGCTCACTAGGCTGGAATTCAGGAGAAAGGTGATCATGAAGCCTCAGGGGAGAACCAGTGGGTGGTAGGATCACTCAGGTGGGGAATGTAGAGGAGAGAGGTCTGAAAGCCAGGCCAGGGCTTTGGCGATGCTGGTATTTAAGGAAAGGCTGATGTTCTGCTGAGGAGGAAGGGCCTCCCTTGGCCTGCatgagaggtggggtgggaaAGTGGGGGTGTGTGGGGTCCATTCACACCATTCTTCCTGCagcggaacaggatagaaggtgGTGTGCTCAGTCCCCCAGGCCCTGACCTTCTCTCCTGCCATGAGGTGGGGCTGCCATTTGCCTAGGGCCTCTtggggccctggtctgggaagagtaCTCCAGCCAGCAGGTGAGCAGGAAGCAGGGGTTTCTGTTGCCACTTCTCCCTTTCCAGAGTCCAGATGGCACCTCCAAGAGAGAAGGGATCCAGACACCAGGCATGCTAGTCCCAGCTCTGTGATTTACTAGCTgttggccttgggcaagtcaccgtACCTCCCTGAGTTTCCTTTTTCCCATCCTAAACTAAGGGAGTCAGACTAGATGATCTTTGAGAGTCCCTGTAGCTACATAAGTCCGGGAACACTTGTCTGATTTCATTTTGCCTTCAATGAATATTcattgagtgcctgctatgtgccagaccccATGCTAAGTTCTAAGTAGGTACTTGTGAACCAAAACAGATGtgatccctgctctcatggaggaATGGGGGTGAGTGTGTGAATGAATGTTAATCAAATAATtacataatgaaatataaaatttcataatAACTGCTACAAAGGGGCAGTACATGATGCTATGAGAGCAAATGATGGGGATTTGATGTAGATGTGGGGTCTGTGTATTGTTGAGCTAATGTGGGTGAATTCTGGATGctgtttcttccttctgctttctctctgtAGGTGAACGTATCCCCTTCCTGATCCACTGGAGTTGGCCCCTTAAAGGGGAGCGCCCCCTTGGGCCCCCTAGGTGAGGCCTCAGTGTcataccttaggacacatctggGCACAGCAGAGTAGCCTGGGAAGGGTCAGGACTTGGAGAGAGCTTGATCTCCTGGGGGGAGTTGGTCTTCCGGGCTGGAGAGGGTATAGACTCCGCTACCAGGCCTAAGGGGAAGTTAGCTTATATCATCCATAGTACAAGTCACAGTGGTCAGCCAGAGGGAGGGCCGGTGGGAAGCGGGTGGAGTCTGGCAGTGGTCAGTCTGAGTTCCAGGCAGGCAGTCAACGGTGGGGGACTGGAGGGGTAGGGGCAAGACCTCAGGCCCTGGGAAGGGTATGAGAGTCAGATGAGGCTCTGGACTTAGCTGTCCAGAGTCAGGCCTGGATCTCAGGAAGCCAGAAGTTCATCAGTCCAGGCAGGCCTGGACTCTGAGCCTGTGCAGAGCCTGAGCCCAACAGCCAAGCCCCAGCTCATCCCTTTTCCTTGCTCACAGGGCCTTTACACGCCATCACGGAAGCTCAGCGGGCAGTGGTCCCCCATCAGGGAGGCACGGACAGTTGTTCCAGGGCATCGCTGCAGCTGGTAAAGGGACTGGCTCCTCAGTCAGCCTGAGgagaggggctgctgggctccccGTGCGGGGGTGGGTTCAGGGAGCGTGGGGAAGAAGGGCTTGGAGAGAGAAACAAGCAGGAAGGAGGTAGAGAGAATCCATTACAATCAGCCATTAGTGGACCCACTCTCCCTGGCCCCATTATCCATCTGTCCATGTATCCCTTCCTGCAACATTCATGCAGTGCACACTTACGATGTACAAAGCACTGGGGGGAATATAACATCCCTACCTTCAACACACTGCCTCTAGCTGTCAGGTGAAGATCACACATAGATAATCATACAGCCAGTCAGCCCAGACTCACCCTCACTCGTTCCATGGCTTCCCACTTTCTGCCACAGGGGTCCAAACTTTCTGGACAGTCTGAGGGAGTCCTGTGTGTCCAGCACCATTCTGGGTCCTGGCATCTCCTGGCGTTGTGTCTTGACTCCACAACCTGACCCTTCCACCTCCTTAAGCTCCTGCATTTCTCAGCCCCTCTCCCTGACATATTCCCTTTGCCTTCCCATCCAGAAGCTATCCAGCGGCACCGCCAGAACCTGGCCGAGTGGTTCAGCCGGCTGCCCAAGGAAGAGCGCCAGTTCGGCCCAACCTTTGCACTAGACACGGTCCACGTAGACCCTGTGATCCGCGAGAGCACCCCTGATGAGCTGCTTCGCCCACTGGCTGAGCTGGCCCTGGAGCATCAGCCACCCTCTGCTGGGCTCCCCCCGCTGGCCCTGTCTCAGCTCTTTGACCCAGATGCCTGTGGGTGCCGCGTGCAGACAGTGGTGCTCTACGGGACAGTGGGCACAGGCAAGAGCACGCTGGTGCGCAAGATGGTCCTGGACTGGTGTTACGGGCGGCTGCCAACCTTCAAGCTGCTGATCCCCTTCTCCTGCGAGGACCTGTCATCCCTGGGCCCTGAGCCAGTCTCCTTGTGCCAACTTGTGGCCCAGCGCTACGCACCCCTGAAGGAGATTCTGCCTCTGATGGCCGCTGCTGGTTCCTGCCTGCTCTTTGTGCTCCACGGCTTGGAGCACCTCAACCTTGATTTCCGGTTGGCGGGCACAGGGCTTTGCAGTGACCCGGAGGAGCCAGAGGCGCCAGCTGCCATCATCGTCAACCTGCTACGCAAATACATGTTGCCCGAGGTGAGTGCACCCTGCTCTACCTCCACTGTCCCCAATTTGCCCCCTCAGGATTTTCGTGTCCTGAGTCTGCATGTTTAATGGGTAGGAACGTAGGCTCTGGGTTAGTTCAAATCCTGCCCCCGCACTTCCAAGCCGTGGGACTGAGCAAGTCAGTAACTCCTCCaggcttctgtttccttctctccttgaGTTGTACTGAACAAATGAGATACTGCATctgaagtgcttagcacagtgccctggatcatagtgggtgctcagtaagtgtGAGTTATAATTACCGTGGTCATCATTATCTTCATCCTTGAACACTCAGTCTTCAGGGACTCCCTGGCAAGTGAGGCAATCAGGACacgagggtctttttttttttaaataaatttgtttatcttatttatttttggctgcgttgggtcttcgttgctgtgcacgggtttctcaagttgcggcgagtgggggctgctcttcgttgcagtgcgcgggcttctcattgcggtggcttctcgttgcagaggacgggctctaggcacacaggcttcagtagttgcggcacgtgggcttagtagttgtggatcacgggctctagagcacaggctcagtagttgtgactcacgggcttacttgctccgcagcatgtgggatcttcccggaccagggctcgaacccgtgtcccctgaattggcaggcggattcttaaccactgcaccacgagggaagcccacaAGGGTCTTTCTTAACTCTCAACCATGCTCTTCCCAGGCCAGCATTCTGGTGACCACCCGGCCCTCTGCCATCGGCCGCATCCCCAGCAAGTATGTGGGCCGCTATGGCGAGATCTGTGGCTTCTCCGATACCAACCTACAGAAGCTCTACTTTCAGCTCCGCTTCAACCAGCCAGACTGCGGGCACGGAGCTGGGGGGGTCTCAGTCACGCCGGCTCAGCGTGACCACCTGGTGCAGATGCTCTCTCGGAACCTGGAGGGGCACCACCAGATCGCCGCTGCCTGCTTCCTGCCCTCCTATTGCTGGCTTGTCTGTGCCACCCTGCACTTCCTGCACGCTCCCACACCAGCTGGCCAGACCCTCACAAGCATCTACACCAGCTTCCTGCATCTAAACTTCAGTGGGGAGATGCTGGACAGCACTGACCCTTCCAAGTTGTCCCTGATGGCCTATGCAGCCCGAACCATGGGCAAGTTGGCCTACGAGGGGGTGTCCTCCCGCAAGACGTACTTCTCTGAAGAGGATGTCCGTGGCTGCCTGGAAGCTGGCATCCGGACGGAAGAGGGGTTTCAGCTGCTGCATGTGTTCCGCCGGGATGCCCTGAGGTTTTTTCTGGCCCCGTGCGTTGAGCCAGGGCACCTGGGTACCTTCGTGTTCACTGTGCCCGCCATGCAGGAATACCTGGCTGCCCTCTACATTGTGCTGGGTTTGCGGAAGACGACTCTGCAGCGAGTGGGCAAGGAGGTGGCCGAGCTCATGGGCCGTGTCGGGGAGGATGTCAGCCTGGTCCTGGGCATCATGGCCAAGTTGCTGCCCCTGCGGGCCCTGCCCCTGCTCTTCAACCTGATCAAGGTAACAGCCCTAGGATCCCAGGCTGCCGGCCCCCATCCTCCTCGTTCACCCTGGCTCCTCCCCAGAAGGAAACTGCTTCTTCCTGCATGACTATGAATCCTCTTCTTGGCTCTGTTTCAGATTTGGGCAATGTGGCTTTTAGTGGGAATGGGGCATAAGGAAGCGGGAGAGAGAAGCCACAGGCTGGGGAAGGCTTGGAGGGGAATCTAAGGGTGCAGGGACTTTCATAACAATCCCATAACTCTAAtgataggtttttgtttgtttgtttgtttttgtttgtttttgctttttgcctCTCTCCTCCtagtctttgttgctgggcggcAGGGGTCACTACTGTCCAGGGTCTGTCCTGTGCTTTGCAGGTCCAGAAACCCAATTGTATCTGTTCCTCAGAGGTGATTAGACTCTGGGAGTGATGTCTCTTCCTAACTTAATCACCAGAGGCAGGTTTATAAAGCAGAtgccattttattcatttataccaGGAGGATAAATGGCATTGGTAATTGGCTTAGAACAGTCGGTCCTGGGTGCAGGTCTGCTCCAGAAACCAAATTACAGGCCTGAGGACTGTGCTGTGAGCAGGGCGGATGTACTAAGTTTTTGATGGGAAGATGTAGCCACTCTTGGTGGATGTCTGCCAGGTGCCttgtaaatgaaatataattatgatcccttttttaaaaaaaatttatttatttatttatttatttttggctgcattgggtctttgttgctgtgcgtgggcttttctctagttgtggcaagggggggttactctttgttgtggtgcttggACTGCTTGTtccgctggcttctcttgttgcggagcacgggctctaggtacacgggcttcagtagatgtggcacatgggctcagtagttgtggctcttgggctctagaacacaggctcagtagttgtggcgcacgggcttagttgctctgtggcatgtgggatcttcccggaccagggctcaaacccgtgtctcctgcgttggcatgacaggcggattcttaaccactgcaccaccagggaaagccctatgatcccttttatagatgaggaaactggagctcacagaggctaagtaacttgaccaaggtcactcAGATAGTAAGGAGAATAACTGGAATCTGAGTGCAGGTTTTGTGGTTCCGAATCCTGTGCTCTTTCTGCCAAGCTTAATTGATGTACTATGGATATTTCTAGGAAGCTATGGCGCCTTGCTAGGTAACCCTGGTCCGCTCTAGAAATGTTTCAGTAATCAGTCTTGGGGAAGCAGAGCCCTGGTGAGCTGGCAACATTTTAAcaagttttcctttttatagGCAGCAAAGCCTCAGGGTTAAAAACAGGGATTCTGTAACGCAGCTACCTGGTTCACATCCAGGCtcttccacttactagctgtgtgaccttgtacaagttacttaacctctctgtgccccaaggtccttatctgttaaatgaataatATTAGATAATAATAGAATTTATATTGTTGGCCCaatatgaggattaaatgtcTTCATCTGcaggacctggcacatagtaagcgctATTTGTTAGTTAAACAGAAAAACAGTCTCAGGCAGCCCATCCCTTCTTACACCATTGCCTCA
This region of Mesoplodon densirostris isolate mMesDen1 chromosome 7, mMesDen1 primary haplotype, whole genome shotgun sequence genomic DNA includes:
- the NLRX1 gene encoding NLR family member X1 isoform X2 — protein: MRWGCHLPRASWGPGLGRVLQPAGERIPFLIHWSWPLKGERPLGPPRAFTRHHGSSAGSGPPSGRHGQLFQGIAAAEAIQRHRQNLAEWFSRLPKEERQFGPTFALDTVHVDPVIRESTPDELLRPLAELALEHQPPSAGLPPLALSQLFDPDACGCRVQTVVLYGTVGTGKSTLVRKMVLDWCYGRLPTFKLLIPFSCEDLSSLGPEPVSLCQLVAQRYAPLKEILPLMAAAGSCLLFVLHGLEHLNLDFRLAGTGLCSDPEEPEAPAAIIVNLLRKYMLPEASILVTTRPSAIGRIPSKYVGRYGEICGFSDTNLQKLYFQLRFNQPDCGHGAGGVSVTPAQRDHLVQMLSRNLEGHHQIAAACFLPSYCWLVCATLHFLHAPTPAGQTLTSIYTSFLHLNFSGEMLDSTDPSKLSLMAYAARTMGKLAYEGVSSRKTYFSEEDVRGCLEAGIRTEEGFQLLHVFRRDALRFFLAPCVEPGHLGTFVFTVPAMQEYLAALYIVLGLRKTTLQRVGKEVAELMGRVGEDVSLVLGIMAKLLPLRALPLLFNLIKVVPHVFGRVVGKSREAVAQAMVLEMFREEDYYNDDVLDQMGASILGVEGPRCHLDEPTEDEVFELFPMFMGGLLSAHNRVLLAQLGCPIKTLDALENAQAIRKKLGKLGRQVLPPSELLDHLFFHYEFQNQRFSAEVLGSLRQLSLAGVRMTPLKCSVVAAVLGSGRHALDEVNLASCQLDPAGLRTLRPVFLRARKLGLQLNSLGPEACRDLRDLLLHDQCQVTTLRLSNNPLTAAGVALLLEGLAGNTSLKHLSLLHTGLGDEGLELLAAQLDRNQQLQELNVAYNGAGDTAALALAKAAREHPSLELLHLYFNELSSECRQALRDSGSTTEGSAQVVVSLTEGTAVSEYWSVILGEVQRNLKSWDRGRVRRHLELLLRDLEDNRGATLNPWRKAQLLRVEGEVRALLEQLGGPGS
- the NLRX1 gene encoding NLR family member X1 isoform X1, with the translated sequence MELALRDLQRAVSEAGPAWMEGCTTEGGGRRDRWGRSPRPGPALRDTSLSRHLPPPRTRRPGAPGLVLALARRRAGCQGWQGSAQAGGACRKRRARRGLWEQAGDSGGDRLPGLGSGGERIPFLIHWSWPLKGERPLGPPRAFTRHHGSSAGSGPPSGRHGQLFQGIAAAEAIQRHRQNLAEWFSRLPKEERQFGPTFALDTVHVDPVIRESTPDELLRPLAELALEHQPPSAGLPPLALSQLFDPDACGCRVQTVVLYGTVGTGKSTLVRKMVLDWCYGRLPTFKLLIPFSCEDLSSLGPEPVSLCQLVAQRYAPLKEILPLMAAAGSCLLFVLHGLEHLNLDFRLAGTGLCSDPEEPEAPAAIIVNLLRKYMLPEASILVTTRPSAIGRIPSKYVGRYGEICGFSDTNLQKLYFQLRFNQPDCGHGAGGVSVTPAQRDHLVQMLSRNLEGHHQIAAACFLPSYCWLVCATLHFLHAPTPAGQTLTSIYTSFLHLNFSGEMLDSTDPSKLSLMAYAARTMGKLAYEGVSSRKTYFSEEDVRGCLEAGIRTEEGFQLLHVFRRDALRFFLAPCVEPGHLGTFVFTVPAMQEYLAALYIVLGLRKTTLQRVGKEVAELMGRVGEDVSLVLGIMAKLLPLRALPLLFNLIKVVPHVFGRVVGKSREAVAQAMVLEMFREEDYYNDDVLDQMGASILGVEGPRCHLDEPTEDEVFELFPMFMGGLLSAHNRVLLAQLGCPIKTLDALENAQAIRKKLGKLGRQVLPPSELLDHLFFHYEFQNQRFSAEVLGSLRQLSLAGVRMTPLKCSVVAAVLGSGRHALDEVNLASCQLDPAGLRTLRPVFLRARKLGLQLNSLGPEACRDLRDLLLHDQCQVTTLRLSNNPLTAAGVALLLEGLAGNTSLKHLSLLHTGLGDEGLELLAAQLDRNQQLQELNVAYNGAGDTAALALAKAAREHPSLELLHLYFNELSSECRQALRDSGSTTEGSAQVVVSLTEGTAVSEYWSVILGEVQRNLKSWDRGRVRRHLELLLRDLEDNRGATLNPWRKAQLLRVEGEVRALLEQLGGPGS